From Toxorhynchites rutilus septentrionalis strain SRP chromosome 2, ASM2978413v1, whole genome shotgun sequence, a single genomic window includes:
- the LOC129765760 gene encoding uncharacterized protein K02A2.6-like — translation MLKAVEDELEKLVAEGVLTKVNSSNRATPIVPVKKSQNRVRICGDYKQNVNPNLVVERNQLPTVDELFASLAGGIKFSKIDLVQAYLQLKVTSEDREILTLSTHRFFANSSTVLYPLNNLLKNDVPFRWTKQCEDSFSEVK, via the coding sequence ATGCTGAAAGCGGTGGAGGATGAATTGGAGAAGCTGGTTGCAGAAGGTGTGCTCACAAAAGTTAATTCCAGTAACCGGGCTACACCAATTGTTCCTGTAAAGAAATCGCAGAACCGGGTGAggatttgcggagactacaagcAGAACGTAAACCCGAACCTCGTGGTGGAAAGGAATCAACTGCCTACTGTAGACGAGCTATTTGCTTCGCTGGCAGGAGGAATCAAGTTCAGCAAGATCGATCTCGTCCAAGCGTACCTGCAACTAAAAGTGACTTCGGAAGATCGTGAGATACTCACGTTGAGTACCCACCGATTCTTTGCGAATTCGAGTACGGTTCTGTATCCTCTCAATAACCTGCTCAAAAACGATGTTCCATTCAGATGGACTAAACAATGCGAAGATTCTTTCAGTGAAGTTAAATAA